The Chloroflexota bacterium genomic interval CGACGCTCTCGCTGCCGGTCAGCCCGGCCCTGAAGCTGACGGACCAGGGCCTCGTGGACGTGGACCGGCGGGCCTGGGCCGACGCGGTGGCCTCGCACGTCTGACGGGCGGGAGCACCAGGCTAGCGGCCGTCGCGGCAGCGCCGGGCCGCCACCTCGCAGAACCGCTCGTCGATCTCGATCCCAATCGAGCGCCGCCCCAGCGTCTGCGCCACCCGGCAGGTCGTGCCGCTCCCGAGGAACGGGTCCAGCACCACGTCCTCCTTGAAGCTGAACAGCTTGATCAGCCGCTGCGGCAGCTCCTCGGGGAAGGGCGCCGGGTGGCCCCACTTCTTCGAGTTCTCGCCCCGGAACTTCCAGATCCCGAGCGAGGAGTCCATGAACTCCGCGCGCTCGATGTCCGAGGTCTTGCCGCGACCGTCCCGCTTGCGCTGCTGCTTGGAGAGGACCAGGATCGCCTCGGCCGCCGTGTTGACCCACGGATCGGATGCCTTCAGCCAGGAGCCCCAGGCCGTGCGCCGAGAGATGTTGTTCTCCAGCCAGAGGATGGTGGTGTTGTAAAGCCAGTCCTGTTCGTTGACGAGACGATGGGTGAAGTCCGCCAGGACCGGCCGCTTCTGGGTGCGCCGCTTGCCGCCCGAGTCAAACGAGAGGTTGATATCGATCGGGATGTTTAGGCAGAGCCGCCCGCCCGGCTCCAGCACCCGCCATAGCTGCTGGCACCACGAGACCATCCAGTCCAGGTAGCGCTCGTAGGTGTCGTTGTCGCGGGCGGTGCCGTAATCTTTGCCCAGGTTGTACGGCGGGCTGGTCACCACCAGATGCACCGAGCCAGCCTCCAGGAACGAGAGGTCCGTGCTGTCGGCGTGGTAGATGGTGACGAGGTCGTCCGGGGCGCTGAAATACGGCGCGACGCTCACCCGTGGCTCACCGATGGTAAGCGGGAGGATGGCAGGGTCGGCGGAACGTCGAGGCTCGATGAGCATGGCGTGGGCCAGTCTAGCATGTCGGGGCCGGGCATCGCCCGGCCCCGCTCAGGTGCCCCAGGGCGATTGCATGTTGATGTCGTCGTGCCGCCGCGTCGGGGCTTGAAAGCCCCGCCTACGATCCTGCAGTCGCTGCGCGACGCTCCAGTCGCACCAGTGCCTGCCGTTCCCCACGGCCGTCGCGCAGCGACGGCGTGACTGTAGGCGGGGACTTCAGTCCCCGACCGCCCGTTCCATGATGCTTCGGGGACACCAACGAACATGCAATCGCCCTGAGCGAGGGGGCAGGGCAATCGTGTGTTGCGCACATCGTGCCGCCTCGTCGGGGCTTGAAAGCCCCGCCTACCATCCTGCAGTCGCTGCGCGACGCGCCAGTCGCACCAGTGCCTGCCGTTCCCGACGGCCGTCGCGCAGCGACTGAATGACGGTAGGCGGGGACTTCAGTCCCCGACCGCCCGTTCCATGATGCTTCGGGTACACCAATGAACATGCCATCGCCCTGATGCTGCTACCAGTGCAATCGTATGTTGAGCGCGTCGTGCGGCGGCGTCGGGGCTTGAAAGCCCCGCCTACCATCCTGCAGTCGCTGCGCGACGCTCCAAGCTCGCCAGCCCCAGCCGTTCCCTGCGTCCGTCGCGCAGCGACGGTGTGACTGTAGGCGGGGACTTCAGTCCCCGACCGACCGTTCCATGATGCTTCGGGTACACCA includes:
- a CDS encoding site-specific DNA-methyltransferase, which encodes MSVAPYFSAPDDLVTIYHADSTDLSFLEAGSVHLVVTSPPYNLGKDYGTARDNDTYERYLDWMVSWCQQLWRVLEPGGRLCLNIPIDINLSFDSGGKRRTQKRPVLADFTHRLVNEQDWLYNTTILWLENNISRRTAWGSWLKASDPWVNTAAEAILVLSKQQRKRDGRGKTSDIERAEFMDSSLGIWKFRGENSKKWGHPAPFPEELPQRLIKLFSFKEDVVLDPFLGSGTTCRVAQTLGRRSIGIEIDERFCEVAARRCRDGR